A genomic stretch from Candidatus Manganitrophaceae bacterium includes:
- a CDS encoding PIN domain-containing protein, whose protein sequence is MDWVLDASMALSWGLPDESSKRADRFLAQAGVDTRYWVPALWWVELANALTMARRRERITEAERGRLLELYGTLPLQTDTDLDVGLLWRLQALAQDHTLSAYDAAYLDLSQRKGCGLATLDQNLGRAAKEAGVPLFF, encoded by the coding sequence ATGGACTGGGTCTTGGATGCTTCGATGGCCCTTTCCTGGGGACTCCCCGACGAAAGTTCAAAGAGGGCAGATCGATTCCTTGCCCAGGCCGGGGTTGATACACGATACTGGGTCCCGGCCCTTTGGTGGGTTGAGCTGGCAAATGCCTTGACCATGGCGCGGCGAAGAGAGAGAATCACGGAAGCAGAAAGAGGGCGTCTCCTTGAACTCTATGGGACGCTCCCTCTTCAGACAGATACCGATCTGGATGTGGGTCTCTTATGGCGGCTACAAGCCCTTGCGCAAGATCACACGCTCTCCGCTTACGACGCAGCCTATCTTGATCTTTCTCAACGGAAGGGCTGTGGCCTTGCGACGTTGGATCAGAATCTTGGCCGAGCAGCGAAGGAGGCGGGGGTTCCCCTGTTTTTCTGA
- a CDS encoding ABC transporter substrate-binding protein gives MKSLFLFFLLTFSTIQSNTAECRSFDPVSKDALPQRIISMTLGTDEILLSLIDPGRILAVTHYAVDSVISNVSEQAKVIPNQIRQAGVEQVAALDPDLVLVASYTSADVVKQLTEIGFPVVRLEAFSSIDGIKENIRTIGRSVGASKKAEEVIAGMVHRLLDLEEQISSFSERPGILSYSPGGWTAGSETTFHEMVVRSGGRNLAAEVGVRGHKKLSLETIVTLDPEIIILSGWQPEESDFLETIRTHPALAHLSAIQKKRVYVFPERYLTTVSHYIVDATLAMARLIHPTRFEP, from the coding sequence ATGAAAAGCTTGTTCCTGTTTTTCCTGCTGACATTCAGCACTATCCAGAGCAACACGGCAGAGTGTCGAAGCTTTGATCCGGTCTCGAAAGATGCTCTCCCCCAGCGTATTATTTCAATGACCCTGGGTACGGATGAAATCCTCCTCTCCCTGATTGATCCGGGGCGGATCCTTGCGGTCACCCACTATGCCGTCGATTCCGTAATTTCTAATGTGTCTGAACAGGCAAAGGTCATTCCCAATCAGATTCGGCAGGCGGGAGTTGAACAGGTGGCGGCACTTGATCCCGACCTTGTTCTGGTTGCAAGTTACACTTCAGCGGATGTGGTGAAGCAGTTGACGGAGATCGGATTTCCTGTTGTCCGCTTGGAGGCTTTCTCGTCGATTGACGGGATTAAGGAGAATATCCGGACGATTGGCCGAAGTGTGGGTGCATCAAAAAAGGCGGAGGAAGTTATTGCCGGAATGGTTCATCGGCTATTGGATTTAGAGGAGCAGATTTCGAGCTTTTCAGAGCGCCCAGGCATTCTTTCCTATAGTCCAGGAGGTTGGACCGCAGGAAGTGAGACAACCTTCCATGAAATGGTGGTACGGTCGGGGGGGAGAAACCTTGCGGCGGAGGTCGGGGTGAGAGGCCACAAAAAACTCTCTCTTGAAACCATTGTCACACTTGACCCGGAAATTATCATCCTCAGCGGGTGGCAGCCGGAAGAATCTGATTTTCTCGAAACGATCCGGACACACCCTGCCCTGGCCCATCTATCGGCGATTCAAAAGAAACGCGTCTATGTTTTTCCCGAGAGATATCTCACAACGGTATCACACTATATTGTTGATGCGACTTTAGCCATGGCCCGGCTGATTCATCCGACACGCTTTGAACCATGA
- a CDS encoding TonB-dependent receptor translates to MKSWILQSCAGFFLSLIFTISLLGYAQSEQQSEVDIITLEPIVVTATKMEVPVEKVGSSVTVITADQLADKQSRFVLDALRDVPGVDIRRSGGPGSQTSIFMRGTDSDHTLLLIDGMQVHDVSGPNGAAVLSHIMVDSVKRIEIVRGPQSTLYGSDAIGGVINIITRKGSGPLQFSFSVEGGSFDTFIERFSANGGNKMFNYSVGISRTGSKGFSTKPPNDEDDPYRNGTLSGRFGLAPSETFGVDLFVRYVSADVEFDAGSDPKLSETESEQLMLKIQPRLMLFNGLWEQNLGIWIHNIERENQGTGFVLPSEFEGALFGIDWQHNLYVNAMNTMTLGLEFENQSAEIKVVSSPKIDVDTDNLAFYIQDQVKLGDRFSGVVGLRVDDHEKFGSAVTYRLAGAYDLKETNSILRASIGTGFKAPSLAELFDSSFGSNNPNLEPEESIGFDFGVERSLLDRKLILGATYFYNDIDDMIVAVVDGTSFPNTNVEKVVTKGVETFVAVSMIENLRTRVSYTYTDTEAKKAASFGLSQGSQLLRRPRNKFGVDISYRFFQEKAQAGLNLLYVGEREDLDPISFATVTAPDYIVMNITASFELHENVEVFGRIDNVFDVDYDEVLGFNTPGFTAFGGVSAQFNN, encoded by the coding sequence ATGAAAAGTTGGATCTTGCAATCTTGTGCTGGTTTTTTTCTGTCATTGATTTTTACAATTAGTCTCTTAGGTTACGCTCAGTCGGAGCAGCAATCCGAAGTAGACATCATAACCCTGGAGCCGATTGTTGTGACTGCGACGAAGATGGAGGTACCCGTGGAGAAGGTTGGGTCTTCCGTTACGGTGATTACGGCGGACCAACTGGCTGACAAACAGAGCCGGTTTGTCCTCGACGCGCTGCGCGATGTGCCGGGTGTTGACATTCGGAGGTCGGGCGGACCTGGTTCACAGACTTCGATTTTTATGAGGGGTACAGATTCGGACCACACACTGTTACTGATCGACGGGATGCAAGTACATGACGTGTCGGGCCCGAACGGAGCAGCAGTACTCAGCCACATCATGGTGGATAGTGTGAAAAGGATTGAGATCGTCCGAGGTCCACAGAGTACGCTTTATGGATCAGACGCGATTGGCGGTGTGATTAATATCATTACGAGGAAGGGGTCAGGGCCGCTACAGTTCTCTTTTTCCGTAGAAGGTGGTTCATTTGACACTTTTATTGAGCGCTTTAGTGCCAACGGCGGGAACAAGATGTTTAATTATTCTGTTGGTATCTCACGTACGGGGAGTAAGGGTTTTTCCACAAAACCACCCAACGACGAGGACGATCCCTACCGAAATGGGACTCTTTCCGGACGATTCGGCCTTGCCCCTTCAGAGACATTCGGCGTAGATCTTTTCGTCCGGTACGTCAGTGCGGATGTCGAATTTGATGCCGGTTCCGACCCAAAACTCTCAGAGACTGAATCTGAACAACTCATGTTAAAGATACAACCCCGCCTGATGTTATTTAATGGCCTGTGGGAACAAAATCTGGGAATTTGGATTCATAACATCGAGAGAGAGAATCAAGGCACCGGATTTGTGCTCCCATCAGAATTCGAGGGTGCTCTCTTTGGCATCGATTGGCAACACAATCTGTACGTGAACGCAATGAACACAATGACTCTGGGGCTGGAATTCGAGAACCAGAGTGCTGAGATCAAGGTCGTTTCATCTCCCAAGATCGATGTTGACACAGATAACCTTGCTTTCTACATTCAGGATCAGGTGAAATTAGGAGATCGATTCTCTGGCGTGGTTGGTTTGCGTGTGGATGACCACGAGAAATTTGGCTCGGCGGTAACCTACCGACTGGCGGGGGCCTACGACCTGAAGGAAACCAACTCTATTCTCCGCGCCAGTATCGGCACGGGTTTCAAGGCGCCTTCACTGGCCGAGTTATTCGATAGTTCTTTCGGTTCGAATAACCCCAATCTTGAACCCGAAGAATCCATTGGTTTCGACTTTGGTGTTGAGCGGTCTTTGCTTGACCGTAAGTTGATACTCGGAGCGACATACTTCTACAATGACATTGATGATATGATCGTCGCAGTTGTCGACGGGACAAGTTTTCCAAACACTAATGTCGAAAAGGTGGTGACCAAGGGGGTTGAGACATTTGTGGCGGTCAGCATGATCGAGAATCTGAGGACGCGGGTGAGTTATACCTACACGGACACAGAGGCCAAGAAGGCCGCAAGCTTTGGCCTTTCTCAGGGCTCTCAGTTGCTGCGCCGGCCACGGAATAAATTTGGAGTGGATATCAGTTATCGGTTTTTTCAGGAGAAAGCGCAAGCGGGACTGAATTTGCTCTACGTCGGAGAGCGAGAAGATCTCGATCCGATCAGCTTCGCAACTGTCACTGCTCCCGACTACATTGTGATGAACATTACGGCTTCGTTCGAACTACATGAGAATGTAGAAGTCTTTGGGCGGATCGACAATGTATTCGATGTGGATTATGATGAAGTACTGGGTTTTAATACGCCTGGTTTCACCGCATTTGGTGGTGTGAGTGCGCAATTCAATAATTGA
- a CDS encoding cob(I)yrinic acid a,c-diamide adenosyltransferase — protein MRITKVYTRTGDKGRTHLAGGVAIAKDHLRIETYGTVDELNAIVGLVRAFIEDLPEKVSKGKPLDEELHRIQDRLFDVGAIMATAPDKIGKNTPEITAEEVRHLETLMDDCQKELEPLKEFILPGGGKVAAFLHQARTVCRRAERLSVRLNREESVPEGALQYLNRLSDVFFVLGRWIALADKAPETLWKRSPDE, from the coding sequence ATGCGAATCACAAAGGTTTACACCCGTACGGGTGACAAAGGAAGAACACACTTAGCGGGCGGTGTGGCCATTGCGAAGGACCATCTTCGCATTGAGACTTATGGGACCGTTGATGAACTGAATGCCATCGTCGGGCTGGTTCGTGCCTTTATCGAGGATCTCCCGGAAAAGGTTTCAAAGGGAAAACCGCTTGATGAGGAACTCCACCGGATTCAGGACCGCTTGTTTGATGTGGGCGCGATAATGGCGACGGCTCCGGACAAGATCGGTAAAAATACACCGGAGATTACGGCGGAAGAGGTCCGTCATCTGGAAACCTTGATGGATGATTGTCAAAAGGAATTGGAACCGCTGAAAGAATTTATCTTGCCGGGCGGAGGAAAGGTTGCGGCTTTTCTGCATCAGGCACGAACGGTCTGCCGGCGAGCAGAACGGCTTTCTGTCCGACTGAACCGGGAAGAGTCGGTCCCGGAGGGAGCGCTCCAATATCTAAACCGCCTAAGCGATGTCTTCTTTGTCCTGGGCCGATGGATCGCCCTGGCGGATAAGGCCCCGGAGACCCTCTGGAAGAGGAGTCCGGATGAATGA
- a CDS encoding threonine-phosphate decarboxylase produces the protein MSSGDHGGNVFSFSRTHGCCVEEVSDFSASINPLGMSPLAIKAIQESLRSLVHYPDQECIELREVLAQHHEIKVDKILVGNGLTGLIRLLPGALRFRKVLIPVPSFSEYEAAADLAGCHVEFLVLREEARFQIIPSELIGAMARGVEAIFLCNPNNPTGHLLSRHEILKIVQAAQQKEIMVILDEAFIDYAEQASVIEETPQYPNLIVLRSFTSFFAMPGLRIGYLVANREIVSVLEKAQPPWSVNYLAEVAARESLKDASYIKRSCQLIEMERIYLFDALSKIPGVDVYRTEANFILFRLLENFLQVESLETLFVREKILIRNCASFRGLNPWHIRIAIKSHSENQKLVRLLRHILNKM, from the coding sequence ATGAGTTCGGGAGATCACGGGGGGAATGTCTTTTCTTTTTCCAGGACACACGGATGCTGTGTTGAGGAGGTAAGTGACTTTAGCGCCAGCATCAACCCCCTGGGAATGTCTCCTTTGGCGATCAAGGCAATACAGGAGAGTCTGCGGTCTCTGGTTCATTATCCTGATCAGGAATGTATTGAACTTCGGGAAGTCTTGGCGCAACACCATGAGATTAAGGTCGATAAAATTCTTGTCGGAAATGGATTGACCGGGTTGATCCGCCTTCTTCCGGGGGCTCTCCGGTTTCGAAAGGTCCTCATTCCTGTTCCGAGTTTTTCTGAGTATGAGGCCGCGGCAGATCTGGCGGGATGTCATGTTGAGTTTCTGGTTCTTCGAGAGGAGGCGCGTTTTCAGATTATCCCCTCCGAGCTTATCGGAGCAATGGCCAGGGGAGTGGAGGCGATATTTCTTTGCAACCCCAATAATCCGACGGGGCATTTACTTTCAAGACACGAAATACTGAAGATCGTTCAAGCCGCTCAGCAGAAAGAGATCATGGTGATATTGGATGAGGCCTTTATTGATTATGCCGAACAGGCCTCTGTCATCGAGGAAACACCGCAATACCCGAACCTGATCGTCCTCAGGAGTTTTACAAGTTTTTTTGCGATGCCCGGGCTCCGTATCGGCTATCTTGTTGCCAATAGAGAGATCGTGAGTGTTCTGGAAAAGGCGCAGCCGCCCTGGTCGGTCAATTATCTTGCCGAGGTGGCTGCAAGGGAGAGCCTGAAGGATGCTTCCTACATCAAGAGAAGTTGTCAACTGATTGAGATGGAGCGCATTTATCTGTTTGACGCCCTTTCAAAAATCCCGGGTGTGGATGTTTACCGAACAGAGGCCAACTTTATCCTGTTTCGACTTTTAGAGAATTTTTTACAGGTCGAATCGCTTGAAACACTTTTTGTCCGAGAAAAGATCCTCATCCGAAATTGTGCTTCATTCCGGGGTTTGAACCCATGGCACATCCGCATCGCTATTAAATCGCATTCTGAGAATCAGAAGCTGGTTCGTCTATTGAGGCATATCCTGAATAAGATGTAA
- a CDS encoding cobalamin-binding protein yields the protein MRIVSFLPSATEMIYALDLGDQLVGVTHECDYPETAKIKAVVVRSAVAMEGLTPQEIDAAVSRAIKEGKSIYTVDEVLIKSLAPDLILTQDLCQVCAPFGNEVGRLLTHLKNPPKIVWLTPNCLLDIFENLKQIGEATGKEAAAARVVLGLQERINAVVERTRTLSSRPRVFCMEWLSPPYCAGHWVGEMVSLAGGEDRLARTGQDSVRIKWEEIIAYAPEVLILSPCGFHLPRVLEQAHLLTDYPNWEELPAVKNARVFAVDASSYFARPGPRVVDGVELLAHLIHPDHFSWDGPEEAYSCLSIEALKTLQAKGKIEYKR from the coding sequence ATGCGTATCGTCTCATTTCTGCCCAGTGCAACCGAGATGATCTATGCCCTTGATCTTGGAGATCAACTTGTGGGGGTCACTCATGAGTGTGACTATCCGGAAACGGCAAAGATCAAGGCCGTGGTGGTAAGAAGTGCTGTCGCGATGGAGGGACTGACTCCGCAAGAAATTGATGCGGCCGTCAGCCGGGCGATCAAAGAAGGCAAGAGTATTTATACGGTGGACGAGGTGCTTATCAAAAGCCTCGCGCCGGACCTCATCCTTACGCAGGACCTCTGCCAGGTTTGCGCCCCCTTCGGAAACGAGGTTGGTCGGCTCCTGACACATCTTAAAAATCCTCCAAAAATTGTTTGGCTGACGCCGAATTGTCTGTTGGATATCTTTGAAAATCTCAAGCAGATTGGTGAGGCGACTGGAAAAGAAGCGGCGGCGGCGCGCGTCGTCCTCGGGCTTCAAGAACGGATCAACGCGGTTGTCGAGCGGACGCGCACATTGTCATCAAGACCTCGTGTCTTCTGTATGGAGTGGCTTTCCCCGCCTTATTGTGCCGGTCACTGGGTGGGTGAGATGGTTTCGTTGGCGGGGGGAGAAGACCGCCTGGCAAGAACGGGGCAGGACTCTGTCCGGATCAAATGGGAAGAGATCATTGCATATGCTCCGGAGGTATTGATATTGTCCCCCTGCGGATTTCATCTCCCCAGGGTACTTGAGCAGGCGCATCTCCTGACCGACTATCCAAATTGGGAGGAACTTCCGGCGGTCAAGAATGCTCGCGTCTTTGCCGTCGATGCCAGCAGCTACTTTGCCCGGCCCGGACCCAGAGTAGTCGATGGGGTAGAACTCCTTGCCCACCTGATTCATCCAGACCACTTTTCCTGGGATGGGCCGGAGGAGGCCTATAGCTGTTTAAGCATCGAGGCGCTCAAAACGTTACAGGCAAAGGGGAAAATCGAATATAAGAGGTAA
- a CDS encoding type II toxin-antitoxin system prevent-host-death family antitoxin produces MGKSTEVNAFEAKTHLSELLRETEQGRSFVIRRRGKPVAQLIPPAKNDTNPDFVQLLTQFKEIREKISETLRIRELIEEGRRY; encoded by the coding sequence ATGGGAAAGTCAACCGAAGTCAACGCTTTTGAGGCCAAGACGCATCTATCGGAACTGCTGCGAGAGACAGAACAAGGGCGATCTTTTGTCATACGTCGACGGGGAAAACCGGTGGCGCAATTGATCCCTCCCGCCAAGAATGATACAAATCCAGACTTTGTGCAACTCCTCACTCAATTCAAAGAAATTCGCGAAAAAATCAGCGAAACCCTCCGCATTCGAGAGCTGATTGAAGAAGGGCGCCGTTATTGA
- a CDS encoding adenine nucleotide alpha hydrolase — protein MKKQTWLSWSSGKDSAWTLEILRQMPEITVTGLFTTVNARHQRVAMHAVRLVLLRAQAESVGLPIRLINIPDQCSNVRDEEEMKKVILEAESLGVTHMAFGDLFLQDIRAYREAQLLKTGIKPLFPLWQIPTRQLSRTMISSGLRAIITCIDPRQLSPSYVGREFNDSFLSDLPETVDPCGERGEFHSFAVDGPMFNRAIEVYPGEIVKRDGFIFADLTPKYSERREKE, from the coding sequence ATGAAGAAACAGACCTGGCTGTCCTGGAGTAGTGGGAAAGATAGCGCCTGGACGCTCGAGATACTAAGACAGATGCCTGAGATCACGGTTACCGGACTCTTCACCACGGTAAATGCGCGCCACCAACGTGTTGCAATGCATGCCGTGCGTCTTGTTTTGTTGCGCGCTCAGGCGGAATCAGTGGGATTGCCGATTCGACTAATTAACATCCCAGATCAATGTAGCAATGTGAGAGATGAAGAAGAGATGAAGAAGGTTATCCTTGAAGCAGAGTCACTTGGGGTAACGCACATGGCGTTTGGGGATCTCTTTCTTCAAGATATTCGTGCTTACCGCGAGGCACAGCTTCTCAAGACAGGGATCAAGCCCCTTTTCCCCTTATGGCAAATCCCGACCCGTCAATTATCCCGAACAATGATTTCTTCGGGTTTACGGGCGATTATTACCTGCATCGACCCACGTCAATTGTCACCGTCCTATGTGGGTCGTGAGTTCAACGATTCCTTTTTGTCCGATCTCCCGGAGACAGTTGATCCTTGTGGGGAGCGGGGGGAGTTTCACAGTTTTGCCGTTGATGGTCCAATGTTTAATCGCGCGATTGAGGTTTACCCAGGGGAGATTGTAAAACGCGACGGTTTTATCTTCGCGGATTTAACGCCAAAATATTCCGAGCGCCGGGAAAAAGAATGA